The following proteins are co-located in the Undibacter mobilis genome:
- the era gene encoding GTPase Era has product MSETESGTAAGEDTRCGFVALIGAPNAGKSTLLNALVGTKVTIVSHKVQTTRALIRGISVEGQSQIIFVDTPGIFAPKRRLDRAMVTTAWSGAHDADLTAVLMDARKGLDEDIEPILEHLKEVRGPKILILNKIDVVPRDSLLGLAKAANEKAKFETTFMISALKSDGVVDLKQWLAERMPTGPWLYPEDQIADAPMRQLAAEITREKLFERLHQELPYHSTVETEQWKELRGGDVRIEQTIYVERESQRKIVIGKGGQTLRAIGEAARKDIAEIADAKVHLFLFVKVREGWGDDPERYRAMGLEFPKG; this is encoded by the coding sequence ATGAGCGAAACCGAAAGCGGCACAGCGGCAGGCGAGGACACGCGCTGCGGCTTTGTCGCGCTGATCGGGGCGCCGAACGCCGGCAAATCGACTCTGCTGAACGCCCTGGTCGGCACCAAGGTGACCATCGTCTCGCACAAGGTGCAGACGACGCGCGCATTGATCCGCGGCATCAGCGTCGAGGGCCAATCGCAGATCATCTTCGTCGATACGCCCGGCATCTTTGCGCCCAAGCGGAGACTCGACCGCGCCATGGTGACGACGGCGTGGAGCGGTGCGCATGACGCCGACCTCACGGCCGTCCTGATGGACGCGCGCAAAGGGCTCGACGAGGACATCGAGCCGATCCTTGAGCACCTCAAGGAGGTGCGCGGGCCGAAGATCCTGATCCTCAACAAGATCGATGTGGTGCCGCGCGACAGCCTGCTCGGTCTCGCCAAGGCGGCGAACGAGAAAGCCAAGTTCGAGACCACCTTCATGATTTCGGCGCTGAAAAGCGACGGCGTGGTTGACCTGAAGCAATGGCTGGCCGAGCGGATGCCGACAGGGCCTTGGCTCTATCCGGAAGACCAGATCGCGGACGCGCCGATGCGACAACTGGCGGCGGAAATTACCCGCGAGAAGCTGTTCGAGCGTTTGCACCAGGAGCTGCCGTATCACTCCACGGTTGAGACCGAACAGTGGAAGGAACTGCGCGGCGGCGATGTGCGCATCGAGCAGACGATCTATGTCGAGCGCGAAAGCCAGCGCAAGATCGTGATCGGAAAAGGCGGGCAGACGCTGCGGGCTATCGGTGAGGCGGCGCGCAAGGACATCGCCGAAATCGCCGACGCCAAGGTGCACCTGTTCCTGTTCGTCAAGGTACGCGAAGGCTGGGGCGACGACCCGGAACGTTATCGCGCGATGGGGCTGGAGTTTCCCAAGGGTTGA
- the rnc gene encoding ribonuclease III has protein sequence MESAVHDRPMSRKVKDRSALEERIGHSFSDKSLLDRALTHISALSGGPQNRVASYQRLEFLGDHVLGLVISDMLYRNFPKANEGELSKRLADLVRKETCAAVAKDMDLGPELRLGNSESHAGGRLRTTILADACEGLVGAVFVDGGYPAAEALIAKFWQHRMVQSLKPTRDAKTMLQEWAQARGLPTPAYKEVARTGPHHDPQFRIAVVLPEQPQAEGVGTSKRAAEQAAAAAMLSSVGVKLDKM, from the coding sequence CTGGAGTCGGCTGTTCACGATCGTCCGATGAGCCGCAAGGTCAAAGACCGCTCAGCGCTCGAAGAGAGGATTGGCCACAGCTTCTCGGACAAGTCGCTGCTGGACCGCGCGCTGACGCATATTTCGGCGCTGTCGGGCGGGCCGCAGAACCGCGTCGCCAGCTATCAGCGGCTGGAGTTTCTTGGCGATCATGTGCTCGGGCTCGTGATCTCCGACATGCTGTATCGCAACTTTCCCAAGGCCAATGAGGGCGAGCTGTCGAAGCGGCTGGCCGATCTGGTGCGCAAGGAAACCTGCGCTGCCGTTGCCAAGGACATGGATCTTGGCCCGGAACTACGGCTCGGCAATTCGGAATCGCATGCCGGGGGCCGCCTGCGCACGACGATTTTGGCGGATGCCTGCGAGGGGCTGGTCGGGGCTGTTTTCGTCGACGGCGGCTATCCGGCGGCTGAAGCGCTGATTGCCAAGTTCTGGCAGCATCGTATGGTTCAGTCGCTGAAGCCCACGCGCGATGCCAAGACCATGTTGCAGGAATGGGCGCAGGCGCGGGGCCTGCCGACTCCGGCCTACAAGGAAGTCGCGCGCACTGGGCCGCATCACGATCCGCAATTCAGGATCGCGGTGGTGCTGCCGGAACAGCCGCAGGCCGAGGGCGTCGGTACATCGAAGCGTGCGGCCGAGCAGGCCGCGGCGGCGGCGATGCTGAGCAGCGTCGGCGTCAAACTGGACAAAATGTGA
- the lepB gene encoding signal peptidase I, giving the protein MSVTSGSKRQEGGVGETIRVIFHALIIALVIRTFLFQPFNIPSGSMKATLLVGDYLFVSKYSYGYSQFSLPLSLPLFSGRIPGGMTPERGDVVVFRLPSDTSTDYIKRVIGLPGDKVRVSDGVVSINGKPVKMDRIADFVGEPACPNPFIDRVRQWRETLPNGVSHNVLDCSSDHTRFPQTTDEYVVPPGHYFMMGDNRDNSTDSRFSSVGFVPFENIVGKAQIIFFSVNEGEQAWQFWRWPVSVRWSRLFTIVR; this is encoded by the coding sequence ATGAGCGTGACATCCGGAAGCAAGCGGCAAGAAGGCGGCGTCGGCGAAACGATCCGCGTCATCTTTCATGCGCTGATCATAGCGCTCGTGATCCGCACTTTCCTGTTTCAGCCCTTCAACATTCCGTCCGGCTCGATGAAGGCGACTTTGCTGGTCGGGGACTACTTGTTCGTTTCCAAGTACTCCTACGGCTACAGCCAGTTTTCGCTGCCGCTGTCGCTGCCCTTGTTCTCGGGCCGCATCCCCGGCGGAATGACGCCCGAGCGCGGCGACGTCGTTGTGTTCCGTCTGCCGTCGGATACCTCGACCGATTACATCAAGCGCGTCATCGGTCTGCCGGGCGACAAGGTGCGCGTCAGCGATGGCGTGGTGTCGATCAACGGCAAGCCGGTGAAGATGGACCGCATTGCCGATTTCGTTGGCGAGCCGGCCTGTCCCAATCCGTTCATCGACCGGGTCAGGCAGTGGCGCGAAACGCTGCCGAACGGCGTGTCGCACAATGTTCTCGACTGCTCGAGCGATCACACGCGGTTTCCGCAGACCACCGATGAATATGTCGTGCCCCCGGGCCATTATTTCATGATGGGCGACAACCGCGACAACTCGACCGACAGCCGTTTCTCGTCGGTCGGCTTCGTGCCGTTCGAGAACATCGTCGGTAAGGCGCAGATTATCTTCTTCTCCGTCAATGAAGGCGAACAGGCCTGGCAGTTCTGGCGTTGGCCGGTCTCGGTACGCTGGAGTCGGCTGTTCACGATCGTCCGATGA
- the acpS gene encoding holo-ACP synthase — MIVGLGSDLCDARRIAKTIERHGERFLSRIFTPIERAKADRRKNRVETYAKRFAAKEACAKALGTGMSHGVFWRDMGVVNLPGGRPTMRLTGGALRQLHTLLPGGHEARIELSMTDEGPLAQAIVIIHAIPVVNSTDSR; from the coding sequence ATGATCGTCGGCCTGGGCTCCGATCTGTGCGATGCGCGCCGTATCGCCAAAACCATCGAGCGCCATGGCGAGCGCTTTCTGTCGCGCATTTTTACGCCGATCGAGCGCGCCAAGGCCGACCGCCGCAAGAACCGCGTCGAGACCTATGCCAAGCGCTTTGCCGCCAAGGAGGCCTGCGCCAAGGCGCTCGGTACCGGCATGAGCCACGGCGTATTCTGGCGTGACATGGGGGTGGTCAACCTGCCGGGCGGCCGGCCGACCATGCGGTTGACGGGCGGGGCGCTGAGACAATTGCACACCCTTCTGCCGGGCGGGCACGAGGCCCGGATCGAGCTTTCGATGACCGACGAAGGGCCGCTGGCGCAGGCCATCGTCATCATCCATGCCATTCCGGTGGTCAACTCCACCGACTCGCGGTGA
- a CDS encoding pyridoxine 5'-phosphate synthase: MAKPLRLGVNIDHVATIRNARGGRHPDPVRAAKLAIAAGCDGITAHLREDRRHIRDNDIARLKAEIDKPLNFEIAATEEMVALALKTQPHACCLVPEKREERTTEGGLDVASQQTHLKPVIHKLKHAGIRVSLFIGAQPEQIETAAALGAPVIEIHTGAWCEALADGDKEKAQAEWQAIVKGAELAAGLGLEVHAGHGLDYATAEEIAALPQIVELNIGHFLVGEAVFEGLSETIKFMRAAMDRGRVRALR, encoded by the coding sequence ATGGCTAAACCTCTACGCCTCGGGGTCAACATCGATCACGTCGCCACCATTCGTAACGCGCGCGGCGGACGTCATCCCGATCCGGTGCGCGCGGCCAAACTGGCGATTGCCGCAGGCTGCGACGGCATCACCGCGCATTTGCGCGAGGACCGCCGGCACATCCGCGACAACGATATTGCGCGGTTGAAAGCCGAGATCGACAAGCCCCTGAATTTCGAGATTGCGGCGACCGAGGAGATGGTGGCGCTGGCGCTGAAAACCCAGCCGCATGCTTGCTGCCTGGTGCCGGAAAAGCGCGAGGAGCGCACCACCGAAGGTGGTCTCGACGTTGCCAGTCAGCAGACACATCTCAAGCCTGTCATTCACAAGCTCAAGCACGCCGGCATTCGCGTGTCGCTGTTCATTGGCGCGCAGCCGGAGCAGATCGAGACCGCCGCCGCGCTTGGCGCGCCGGTCATCGAGATTCACACCGGCGCCTGGTGTGAGGCTTTGGCGGATGGCGACAAGGAGAAGGCGCAGGCCGAGTGGCAGGCGATCGTGAAGGGCGCGGAGCTGGCGGCAGGCCTCGGCCTCGAAGTCCATGCCGGCCACGGGCTCGACTACGCCACCGCCGAGGAGATCGCGGCACTGCCGCAGATCGTCGAACTCAACATCGGCCATTTCCTGGTCGGGGAGGCGGTGTTCGAAGGGCTTTCCGAGACCATCAAGTTCATGCGCGCCGCCATGGATCGCGGCCGGGTGCGCGCGCTCCGATGA
- a CDS encoding RelA/SpoT family protein has product MRTRPDLPRMQSQALTRAPLPPPAVPPSPDKAPPRKPQMMRQYDLIERVRAYNPKTDEALLNRAYVYAMKAHGDQRRASGDPYFSHPIEVAAILTDLKLDDATIAAALLHDTIEDTDATRADIDQLFGRDIGALVEGLTKLKKLDLVTKEAKQAENLRRLLLAIVDDVRVLLVKLADRLHNMRTLEYMPPASRRRTAEETLEIYAPLAGRMGMHEMREELDDLAFRELYPDAYQVVTARLDSIAALNAQLISEIEHQLTRKLAERGIAASVSGRRKRAYSVWRKMERKGVGFEQLSDIYGFRVIVGNVTECYQALGIVHTTWPMVPTRFKDYISTPKANDYRSIHTTVIGPGKQRVELQIRSKEMHQIAEYGIAAHSLYKDGLGTPTEMLSRESSAYAWLRRTIEALAEASNPEEFLEHTKLELFHDQVFCFTPKGKLIALPRKATPIDFAYAVHTDVGNTAVGSKINGKIAPLTSELMNGDEVEILTSKAQLSPPSAWEALVVTGKARAAIRRATRTAVREQYAGLGRRIVERLFQRAKMVYSDDKLIGALPRLARASLEDVMAAVGRSELKASDVARAMYPDYKEERAAANAARPKAETSSGWFGLRKLTSVKFKVPDATGPAIPIRGINGDLPIRFAPEGGAVPGDRIVGIISPGEGITIYPIQSPALAEFEDKPERWLDVRWDADEAVPRRFPVRIAVQSANEPGSLAQIAQVIAEHDGNIDNIAMTRRAPDFTDVLIDLEVYDLKHLNDILSQLRVKPMVAKAERVNG; this is encoded by the coding sequence ATGCGCACGCGCCCCGACCTTCCGCGCATGCAAAGCCAGGCGTTGACCCGGGCGCCGTTGCCGCCGCCGGCTGTCCCGCCGTCGCCGGACAAGGCGCCGCCGCGCAAGCCGCAAATGATGCGGCAATACGATCTCATCGAGCGGGTGCGCGCCTACAACCCCAAGACCGACGAAGCGCTGCTGAACCGCGCGTATGTCTACGCCATGAAGGCGCATGGCGATCAGCGCCGCGCTTCGGGGGATCCTTACTTCTCGCACCCGATCGAAGTCGCCGCGATTCTCACCGACCTCAAGCTCGACGACGCCACCATCGCCGCCGCGTTGCTGCACGATACGATCGAGGATACCGACGCCACGCGCGCCGACATCGACCAGTTGTTCGGCCGCGACATCGGCGCGCTGGTTGAGGGGCTGACCAAGCTCAAGAAGCTCGATCTCGTTACCAAGGAAGCCAAGCAGGCGGAAAACCTCCGCAGGCTGCTGCTCGCCATCGTCGACGACGTGCGCGTGCTGCTGGTCAAGCTCGCCGACCGACTGCACAACATGCGCACGCTGGAGTACATGCCGCCGGCCTCGCGCCGGCGCACGGCGGAGGAGACGCTGGAAATCTATGCGCCGCTCGCCGGTCGCATGGGCATGCACGAGATGCGTGAGGAGCTCGACGACCTGGCGTTCCGGGAGCTTTATCCCGACGCCTATCAGGTGGTTACGGCGCGGCTCGATTCCATTGCCGCGCTCAATGCGCAACTGATTTCAGAGATCGAACACCAGCTCACGCGCAAGCTTGCCGAGCGCGGCATCGCCGCTTCGGTTTCGGGGCGACGCAAACGCGCCTATTCGGTGTGGCGCAAGATGGAGCGCAAAGGCGTCGGCTTCGAACAGTTGTCCGACATCTACGGCTTCCGCGTCATCGTCGGCAACGTGACCGAGTGCTATCAGGCGCTTGGCATCGTTCATACGACGTGGCCGATGGTGCCGACGCGCTTCAAGGATTACATCTCGACGCCGAAGGCGAACGACTATCGCTCGATCCACACCACGGTGATCGGGCCGGGCAAGCAGCGTGTCGAACTGCAGATCCGCTCCAAGGAAATGCACCAGATCGCCGAATACGGCATCGCGGCGCATTCGCTGTATAAGGATGGCCTCGGTACGCCGACGGAAATGCTGTCGCGGGAATCGAGCGCCTATGCCTGGCTCCGGCGCACCATCGAGGCGCTGGCGGAAGCCTCCAACCCGGAAGAATTCCTCGAGCACACCAAGCTTGAGCTGTTCCACGACCAGGTGTTCTGCTTCACCCCGAAGGGCAAGCTGATCGCGCTGCCGCGCAAGGCAACGCCGATCGACTTTGCCTATGCGGTCCATACCGACGTCGGCAACACCGCGGTCGGCTCGAAGATCAACGGCAAGATCGCGCCGCTCACCTCGGAATTGATGAATGGCGACGAGGTCGAAATCCTGACCTCCAAGGCCCAGCTGTCGCCGCCGTCGGCCTGGGAGGCGCTGGTCGTCACGGGCAAGGCGCGCGCCGCGATCCGCCGGGCAACGCGCACCGCCGTGCGCGAACAATATGCCGGGCTCGGGCGCCGTATCGTTGAGCGCCTGTTCCAGCGCGCCAAGATGGTCTATTCGGACGACAAGCTGATCGGCGCGCTGCCAAGGTTGGCGCGCGCCTCGCTTGAGGATGTGATGGCAGCGGTGGGCCGTAGCGAGCTCAAGGCCTCCGATGTCGCCCGCGCCATGTACCCTGATTACAAGGAAGAGCGCGCTGCGGCCAACGCGGCGCGGCCCAAGGCCGAAACGAGCAGCGGCTGGTTCGGCCTGCGCAAGCTGACCTCGGTGAAGTTCAAGGTGCCGGACGCCACCGGGCCGGCCATCCCGATCCGCGGCATCAACGGCGATCTGCCGATCCGCTTCGCGCCGGAGGGCGGCGCGGTGCCGGGCGATCGTATCGTCGGCATCATCTCGCCGGGTGAGGGCATCACCATTTATCCGATCCAGTCGCCGGCGCTGGCCGAGTTCGAGGACAAGCCGGAACGCTGGCTCGACGTGCGCTGGGATGCCGACGAAGCGGTGCCGCGGCGTTTTCCCGTCCGCATCGCGGTGCAGTCGGCCAACGAGCCGGGTTCGCTCGCCCAGATCGCACAGGTCATCGCCGAGCATGACGGCAATATCGACAATATCGCGATGACGCGCCGCGCCCCGGATTTCACCGATGTGCTGATCGATCTGGAGGTGTATGACCTGAAGCACCTCAACGACATTCTCTCGCAACTCAGGGTCAAACCGATGGTCGCCAAGGCGGAGCGCGTGAATGGCTAA
- the rpoZ gene encoding DNA-directed RNA polymerase subunit omega: MARVTVEDCIDKVENRFDLVLLASHRARMISSGSQITIDRDNDKNPVVSLREIAETTVSPGDLKEDLIHSLQKYVEVDEPEPEAALIGAGVDADDADMPTSDRMTEEELLKGLEGLAPPEEVPEDDAE, encoded by the coding sequence ATGGCCCGTGTCACCGTAGAAGACTGCATCGATAAGGTTGAGAACCGCTTCGATCTCGTGCTTTTGGCGAGCCACCGCGCCCGCATGATTTCGTCGGGTTCGCAGATCACCATCGATCGCGACAACGACAAGAATCCGGTCGTGTCGCTGCGCGAGATCGCGGAAACTACCGTTTCGCCGGGCGATCTGAAGGAAGATCTGATCCATTCCCTGCAGAAATACGTCGAAGTGGACGAGCCGGAGCCCGAAGCGGCGCTCATCGGCGCTGGCGTGGACGCCGACGATGCCGACATGCCGACCTCGGATCGCATGACCGAGGAAGAATTGCTCAAGGGCCTCGAAGGCCTGGCGCCGCCGGAAGAGGTTCCGGAAGACGACGCCGAGTGA
- a CDS encoding NYN domain-containing protein, translated as MTGEKIALFIDGANLYATAKSLGFDIDYKKLLKEFQSRGNLLRAFYYTAIIEDQEYSSIRPLIDWLDYNGYAVVTKATKEFVDQTGRRKVKGNMDIELAVDAMETASNVDHIVLFSGDGDFTRLVEAVQRKGVRVTVVSTVTTQPPMVADELRRQADVFTDIITLQSKIGRDPSERPMRPREPAEGGHHGGHTPQFLQRGPAPQRAGAAAADDDFED; from the coding sequence ATGACCGGCGAAAAAATTGCTTTGTTCATTGACGGCGCCAATCTCTACGCCACTGCCAAATCCCTCGGCTTCGATATCGATTACAAGAAGCTGCTCAAGGAATTCCAGTCGCGCGGCAACCTTTTGCGGGCCTTCTACTACACCGCCATCATCGAGGATCAGGAGTATTCCTCGATCCGTCCGCTGATCGACTGGCTGGACTATAACGGCTACGCCGTCGTCACCAAGGCGACCAAGGAATTCGTCGACCAGACCGGCCGCCGCAAGGTCAAAGGCAACATGGACATCGAGCTTGCCGTCGATGCCATGGAGACGGCCAGCAATGTCGACCACATCGTCCTGTTCTCCGGCGACGGCGACTTCACTCGCCTTGTCGAAGCCGTGCAGCGCAAGGGCGTGCGCGTCACCGTCGTCTCGACGGTCACCACGCAGCCGCCGATGGTCGCTGACGAACTGCGCCGCCAGGCCGACGTATTCACCGACATCATCACCCTGCAAAGCAAGATCGGGCGCGATCCCTCCGAGCGCCCGATGCGTCCGCGCGAGCCCGCCGAAGGCGGTCATCATGGCGGCCATACGCCCCAGTTCCTGCAGCGTGGTCCCGCGCCGCAGCGGGCCGGCGCCGCAGCCGCTGACGACGATTTCGAGGATTAA
- a CDS encoding uracil-DNA glycosylase, which produces MARSAATKPDGYEWPDSGKPGRDCPRCPRLVAYRHDCRLKRPDWFNAPVPSFGSADARLLIVGLAPGVQGANRTGRPFTGDFAGDLLYETLSKYGFANGKFDARINDGLALIDCRITNAVRCVPPENKPTPAEINTCRDFLKDTIAEMANLRAIVALGAVAHATVLTAFSAKKSAHPFKHGGHYKLGSTELFSSYHCSRYNTNTGVLTPEMFRAVFKAVRGYLDSGRL; this is translated from the coding sequence GTGGCGCGCTCGGCCGCAACCAAACCCGACGGTTATGAGTGGCCGGACAGCGGCAAACCGGGCCGTGATTGTCCGCGCTGCCCGCGCCTTGTCGCCTATCGCCATGACTGCCGCCTCAAGCGGCCGGACTGGTTCAACGCGCCGGTGCCCTCCTTCGGATCGGCCGACGCACGCCTCCTGATCGTCGGGCTGGCGCCGGGCGTGCAAGGCGCCAACCGCACCGGCCGCCCCTTCACCGGCGATTTTGCCGGCGACCTACTGTACGAGACGCTCTCCAAATACGGCTTTGCCAACGGCAAGTTCGATGCGCGCATCAACGATGGCCTCGCGTTGATCGACTGCCGCATTACCAACGCGGTGCGCTGCGTGCCGCCGGAAAACAAGCCCACACCCGCAGAGATCAACACCTGCCGGGACTTTTTGAAGGACACGATCGCGGAGATGGCGAACCTGCGCGCCATCGTCGCGCTCGGCGCCGTCGCCCACGCGACCGTACTGACCGCCTTTTCGGCAAAGAAATCGGCGCATCCGTTCAAGCACGGCGGTCATTACAAGCTCGGGAGCACCGAACTGTTCTCGAGCTATCACTGCTCGCGCTACAACACGAACACCGGCGTTCTGACGCCGGAGATGTTCCGCGCTGTGTTCAAGGCCGTGCGCGGGTATCTGGATAGCGGCCGACTTTGA
- a CDS encoding superoxide dismutase family protein: protein MTTSNHIIAAGLAAALALTSALPAAAQTASAPLKDAQGKEIGAANLMQTPRGVLINLSVKGLPPGEHAFHVHAVGKCEPPFTSAGGHFNPDQKKHGLMSADGAHAGDMPNLHIPQSGDLAVEVLNAAVTLEKGKPNSLLDADGSALVIHADTDDYKTDPTGDAGGRIACGVVQ from the coding sequence ATGACCACCAGCAATCACATTATCGCGGCCGGCTTGGCCGCCGCTCTGGCGTTGACCAGCGCCCTACCCGCGGCCGCGCAAACCGCCAGCGCGCCGCTCAAGGATGCACAGGGCAAGGAAATCGGCGCCGCCAACCTGATGCAAACGCCGCGCGGCGTATTGATCAACCTTTCGGTCAAGGGCCTGCCGCCGGGCGAACATGCCTTCCACGTCCACGCTGTCGGCAAATGCGAACCGCCTTTCACGTCGGCCGGCGGCCATTTCAATCCCGACCAGAAGAAACACGGCTTGATGTCGGCCGATGGCGCCCATGCCGGCGATATGCCGAACCTGCACATCCCGCAAAGCGGCGACCTCGCGGTCGAGGTGCTGAACGCGGCCGTAACGTTGGAAAAGGGCAAGCCGAATTCGCTGCTCGACGCTGACGGCTCGGCGCTCGTCATTCATGCCGACACCGACGACTACAAAACCGACCCGACCGGGGATGCCGGCGGCCGGATTGCCTGCGGTGTCGTGCAGTAA
- a CDS encoding superoxide dismutase, which translates to MLAVNRRQTLKGVAATLVAATAFAPHRVFAQAADGPFKLPPLGYAYEALEPNIDAMTMTIHHQRHHGAFIGNLNNFAKTIPDLGTKPVEVVLADLASIPESSRTGVRNNLGGHWNHTFFWELMTPGGAKEPGGDLKAAIEAELGGFQKVKEQVTASGMGRFGSGWAWLTVDKDKKLKIVSTPNQDNPLMDGARGAIIGVDVWEHAYYLKYQNKRAEYLANWWNTVNWDKAAANYKKALA; encoded by the coding sequence ATGCTAGCCGTCAATCGCCGCCAGACCTTGAAAGGCGTCGCCGCCACGCTCGTGGCCGCGACAGCATTCGCACCGCACCGCGTCTTCGCACAAGCAGCCGACGGTCCATTCAAATTACCTCCGCTCGGCTATGCCTATGAGGCGCTCGAGCCGAACATCGACGCCATGACCATGACCATCCACCATCAGCGGCATCATGGCGCCTTCATCGGCAATCTGAACAACTTTGCCAAGACCATCCCCGACCTCGGCACCAAGCCGGTCGAGGTCGTACTGGCCGATCTCGCCAGCATCCCGGAATCATCGCGGACGGGCGTCCGCAACAATCTCGGCGGTCACTGGAATCACACGTTCTTCTGGGAGCTGATGACCCCAGGCGGCGCCAAGGAGCCGGGCGGCGATCTCAAGGCCGCGATCGAAGCCGAACTCGGTGGCTTCCAGAAGGTCAAGGAACAGGTCACCGCCTCCGGCATGGGCCGTTTCGGCTCAGGCTGGGCGTGGCTCACGGTCGACAAGGACAAGAAACTCAAGATCGTCAGTACGCCCAATCAGGACAACCCGCTGATGGACGGCGCTCGCGGCGCGATCATCGGGGTCGATGTCTGGGAGCACGCCTATTACTTGAAATATCAAAACAAGCGCGCCGAGTACCTCGCCAACTGGTGGAATACGGTGAACTGGGACAAGGCCGCCGCCAACTACAAGAAGGCGCTCGCTTAA
- the smpB gene encoding SsrA-binding protein SmpB has product MAAKDERRFKTVAENRKARFNYLIGETFEAGIVLTGSEVKSLRTGKATIAESYADAKGGEIWLVNANIPEYIQAHRENHAPKRLRKLLLHERQIHKLANAVEREGMTIVPLKLYFNERGRAKIEIALAKGKKLHDKRETDKKRSWDRERGRLMREKG; this is encoded by the coding sequence ATGGCTGCCAAGGACGAGCGCCGTTTCAAGACGGTCGCGGAAAACCGCAAGGCGCGGTTCAATTATCTGATCGGGGAGACCTTCGAGGCCGGCATCGTGTTGACCGGCAGCGAGGTCAAATCGCTGCGCACCGGCAAGGCGACGATCGCGGAGTCGTATGCCGACGCCAAGGGCGGCGAGATCTGGCTCGTCAACGCCAACATCCCCGAATACATCCAGGCGCACCGCGAGAACCACGCCCCGAAGCGTTTGCGTAAGCTGCTGCTGCACGAGCGGCAGATCCACAAGCTGGCCAACGCGGTCGAGCGCGAAGGCATGACCATCGTACCGCTCAAGCTCTATTTCAACGAGCGCGGCCGCGCCAAGATCGAGATCGCGCTTGCCAAGGGCAAGAAGCTCCACGACAAGCGCGAAACCGACAAGAAACGCAGCTGGGACCGCGAGCGCGGCCGGCTCATGCGCGAGAAGGGCTAG
- the dapA gene encoding 4-hydroxy-tetrahydrodipicolinate synthase translates to MNAATTSFRGSMTALVTPFKNGAVDEQAFRALIDWQIAQGTSGLVPVGTTGESPTLSHDEHHKVVEICIDQAKGRVPVIAGAGSNSTAEAVELARHAEEAGADAVLVVTPYYNKPTQDGMYHHFKAVNDAIGIPIVIYNIPPRSVVDMSIDTMARLYELKNIVGVKDATANLARVSQQRHALGPDFIQLSGEDMTALAYMAAGGHGCISVVANVAPKPCADLMAAVFKGDYAGALKIQDRLVPLHDAIFKEPGLAGAKHGLKLLGRIEEEVRLPLMPVTVPTGKVIRDAMVHAGVIN, encoded by the coding sequence ATGAACGCCGCGACAACGAGCTTCCGAGGTTCCATGACCGCGCTCGTGACGCCGTTCAAAAACGGCGCTGTCGACGAGCAGGCCTTCCGCGCGTTGATCGACTGGCAAATTGCCCAAGGGACGAGCGGGCTGGTGCCGGTCGGTACGACCGGCGAAAGCCCGACCCTCAGTCATGACGAACACCACAAGGTCGTCGAAATCTGCATCGACCAGGCCAAGGGCCGCGTTCCGGTCATCGCTGGCGCCGGCTCGAATTCGACCGCGGAAGCCGTCGAACTGGCGCGCCATGCCGAAGAGGCCGGTGCCGATGCCGTGCTGGTGGTGACCCCGTACTACAACAAGCCGACCCAGGACGGCATGTACCACCACTTCAAGGCCGTGAACGACGCTATCGGCATCCCGATCGTCATCTACAATATTCCGCCGCGCTCGGTGGTCGATATGTCGATCGACACCATGGCGCGACTTTACGAACTCAAGAACATCGTCGGTGTGAAGGACGCCACCGCCAATCTGGCGCGCGTCTCGCAGCAGCGTCACGCTTTGGGGCCGGATTTCATCCAGCTCTCCGGTGAGGACATGACGGCGCTCGCCTACATGGCGGCCGGCGGCCATGGCTGCATTTCGGTGGTCGCCAATGTGGCGCCGAAGCCCTGCGCCGATCTGATGGCGGCAGTGTTCAAGGGGGACTATGCCGGAGCGCTCAAGATCCAGGACCGGCTGGTGCCGCTGCACGATGCCATCTTCAAGGAGCCGGGTCTGGCTGGCGCCAAGCATGGTCTCAAGCTGCTCGGACGCATTGAGGAGGAGGTCCGCCTGCCGCTGATGCCGGTGACGGTCCCGACCGGCAAGGTGATCCGCGATGCCATGGTCCACGCCGGGGTCATTAACTGA